CCCGCGCCGGACGGCCGAGGACCCGCTCGACGTCCGGGCTGACCCGCTGCTCCTCGGGGAGGGGCTCGCCCAGGATGTCGAGCGTGCCGTCGAGGACCTCCTCGGGCATGAAGCGGGCCAGGTGCGCGCGGGCCTGCTCGCGGCTGAGCTCGACGAACGCGACCTCCGCCCCGAGCGCCTCGCCGAGCACGGCCGCCTGCCGGCGGGGCGTGATCGCCTCGGGCCCGGTGAGGACGTACACCTGCCCGTGGTGCCCGTCCTCCCGGAGCGCGGCCGCGGCGACCGCCGCCAGGTCGGCCGGGTCGACGACCGGCAGTGCGACGTCCGCGAACGGGGCGCGCACGGTGCGCTGCCCGCGGACGCCCTCGGCCCAGGCGTACGCGTTGGAGGCGAACCCCCCGGCACGCAGCACGGTGTACTCCAACCCGCTGAGCCGCAGGGCGAGTTCGAACTCGCGCAGCCGGGTGTGCGAGGGTGCCTGCGGCCTGGTCCCGTTGATCTGGGAGGAGAGCAGGACGACCCGCCGGACGCCGGACTCGCGGGCCAGGTCCAGCAGTTCGGTGGCGGGTGCGCCGGGGCCGTTGAGCTCGCCGGCCAGCAGCAGGAACAGCGCGTCCGCGCCCTTCAGCGCGGGCCCGAGGCCGGCGAAGTCGGCGAGGTCCGCGGCGACGTGGGTGACGCCGTCGGGGAGGCCGCCCGCCGGCTCCCGGCGGGAGACCGCGGTGACCTGCTCGCCCGCTGCGGCGAGCAGGGAGATCAGCGGGCGGCCGACGTTCCCGGTGGCCCCGGTGACAACGATCATGATCGAACTCCTCGGTTCCGGGGGTCCAAGTCCCTTGTCCCCCGCGCTTGTTGCGGCCCGTTCGGCCACGTCCACGACGTTAGCATCGGAAAGATAGTAGGTACCTAGAGGAAAGCGACCCCCGGTTTTCCGCCCGGACCAGACAGATCTGTCGGTTCTTCTACAGGGTTCTGCAAAGTCCCGGGCCCGGCGCCCGGAGCGCCGCCCAGGCTGGCCCCATGGCATCCACCGCAGACCCCCGCCCGGGCTTCCACGCCGCCGCCGACACCCTCGGCGGGATCCTCGCCGACCTCCGCCCCGACCAGTACGACCTGGCCACCCCGTGCCCCGACTACACCGTCCGCGACCTGGCCAACCACGTCGTCTCGGTGCTGCGCCGCAGCACCGCGATGGCCGGCGGCGGCCCGTTCACGGCGGTGCCGCACTTCGCCGTCGACGTCCCGGACGGCGGGTGGGCGGCCGCCTGGGCCGAGGCCCGGAAGGGCTTCGGGGCCGCCTGGGACGACCCGGCCGTGCTGGGCCGGACCATCGCCCTGCCGTGGGGGCCCGTCCCGGGCGCCGCCGCCGCGGTGATCTGGACCAACGAGCTGGTGCTGCACGGCTGGGACCTCGCCCAGGCCACCGGACAGGCGGTGGACTGGCCCGCCGAGGCGCTGGCCGCCCCGCTGGCCGCGATGGAGCGCGCCGTCCCGGCCGAGCCGCGCGGCGGTCGGGTGCCGTACGGGCCGGTC
The window above is part of the Kitasatospora sp. NA04385 genome. Proteins encoded here:
- a CDS encoding TIGR03086 family metal-binding protein gives rise to the protein MASTADPRPGFHAAADTLGGILADLRPDQYDLATPCPDYTVRDLANHVVSVLRRSTAMAGGGPFTAVPHFAVDVPDGGWAAAWAEARKGFGAAWDDPAVLGRTIALPWGPVPGAAAAVIWTNELVLHGWDLAQATGQAVDWPAEALAAPLAAMERAVPAEPRGGRVPYGPVVPVPADAPGIDRLAGWYGRRP
- a CDS encoding NAD(P)H-binding protein — translated: MIVVTGATGNVGRPLISLLAAAGEQVTAVSRREPAGGLPDGVTHVAADLADFAGLGPALKGADALFLLLAGELNGPGAPATELLDLARESGVRRVVLLSSQINGTRPQAPSHTRLREFELALRLSGLEYTVLRAGGFASNAYAWAEGVRGQRTVRAPFADVALPVVDPADLAAVAAAALREDGHHGQVYVLTGPEAITPRRQAAVLGEALGAEVAFVELSREQARAHLARFMPEEVLDGTLDILGEPLPEEQRVSPDVERVLGRPARGFAQWAREALPAFR